In one Brevibacillus choshinensis genomic region, the following are encoded:
- a CDS encoding peptidoglycan DD-metalloendopeptidase family protein: MDYVQPAHIGSPEEAKRVVVEQTLFQAFNPYASLAKSDAPSKNKVMVYAVNQGDTLSDIAHRYGLTLRKLIEMNKINNPNFVGVGMKLIISRDEVKHIVKRGETLNYISTRYGVSRELLVDRNPLLKWLSDNLYVGQVVYVPIIGDRPLQAEDLQQKRNTSQAASRQVIGRVRERMEWPVKGATITSGFGVRWGKAHKGVDLWNESEAKAPIYAAKSGVVVEAGANRSGYGRMVVLDHGDGLQTFYAHMRSIIVAPGQSVGAGDMLGFMGQTGDSTGYHLHFEVRQDDVPINPLPYLGR, from the coding sequence GTGGATTACGTGCAACCCGCTCACATAGGGAGCCCGGAAGAGGCCAAAAGGGTGGTCGTGGAGCAGACCTTGTTTCAAGCATTCAATCCTTATGCGAGCTTGGCTAAATCTGATGCGCCATCAAAAAATAAGGTCATGGTGTATGCCGTGAACCAGGGGGATACCCTCTCGGACATTGCCCATCGGTATGGCCTCACTTTGCGCAAGCTGATTGAAATGAACAAGATCAATAATCCCAATTTTGTTGGAGTAGGGATGAAGCTGATCATCAGCCGGGATGAAGTGAAGCATATCGTCAAACGCGGAGAAACGCTCAACTACATATCGACACGATACGGTGTCAGCAGGGAATTGCTGGTAGATCGCAATCCTTTGCTCAAGTGGCTGTCGGACAACCTATATGTGGGACAGGTCGTATATGTCCCAATCATAGGTGATCGACCGTTGCAGGCAGAAGACCTGCAGCAAAAACGGAATACGTCTCAGGCGGCGAGCAGACAAGTGATTGGGCGCGTGCGGGAACGCATGGAATGGCCGGTGAAAGGTGCTACGATCACGAGTGGTTTCGGCGTACGCTGGGGAAAAGCTCATAAAGGGGTAGACCTGTGGAATGAAAGCGAGGCAAAAGCGCCCATCTATGCAGCAAAGTCAGGGGTTGTAGTCGAGGCAGGGGCCAATCGATCGGGTTACGGCCGGATGGTGGTGCTCGATCACGGGGACGGGTTGCAGACGTTTTATGCCCATATGCGCAGCATTATCGTCGCTCCTGGTCAATCGGTGGGAGCGGGCGATATGCTTGGGTTTATGGGACAGACGGGCGATTCGACGGGGTACCACTTGCACTTTGAGGTACGGCAGGACGACGTACCGATCAATCCGCTACCGTATCTCGGCAGGTAA
- the rho gene encoding transcription termination factor Rho, with product MLISELEEKKLTDLYKLAKEYHIPYYSQLKKKELIFAILRARAEKDGLMFMEGVLDILPEGYGFLRPINYLPSSEDIYISQSQIRRFDLRMGDVVSGKARPPKENERYFGLLQVEAVNGEDPETAAERLHFPALTPLYPQTKLVLETSPDRVSTRLMDLLSPVGLGQRGLIVAPPKAGKTMLLKEIANSITESRPDIHLFVLLIDERPEEVTDMQRSVKGEVVASTFDELPENHIKVAELVLERAKRLVEHKKDVVILLDSITRLARAYNLVIPPSGRTLSGGIDPAAFHRPKRFFGSARNIEEGGSLTILATALVETGSRMDDVIYEEFKGTGNMELHLDRKLSERRIFPAIDIRRSGTRREELLLTKEELDKLWMIRKNMNETNEFVDSFIKKLADTKTNDEFLQTLESKQSRGKAANTTVSSS from the coding sequence ATGTTAATTTCTGAACTAGAAGAAAAGAAACTTACCGATCTCTACAAATTGGCAAAGGAATATCACATTCCGTACTATTCACAGTTAAAGAAGAAGGAATTGATATTTGCGATTCTTCGTGCCAGAGCGGAAAAAGACGGTCTCATGTTTATGGAGGGTGTACTGGATATCCTGCCGGAAGGATACGGTTTCCTACGCCCGATCAACTATCTCCCTAGCTCCGAGGACATCTACATCTCCCAATCGCAGATCAGACGCTTTGATCTGCGGATGGGGGACGTAGTATCGGGTAAGGCACGGCCGCCAAAGGAGAACGAACGTTATTTCGGGCTCCTGCAAGTAGAGGCAGTCAACGGAGAAGACCCCGAAACAGCTGCAGAGCGTTTGCATTTCCCCGCTTTGACACCGCTGTATCCTCAAACCAAGCTCGTACTGGAAACATCTCCTGATCGTGTTTCCACCCGCCTGATGGATCTCCTCTCCCCTGTTGGACTGGGTCAGCGTGGACTTATTGTGGCTCCGCCAAAAGCGGGCAAAACCATGTTGCTAAAAGAAATCGCCAACAGCATCACGGAGAGTCGCCCGGATATACATTTATTTGTTTTGCTTATTGATGAGCGCCCAGAAGAAGTAACGGATATGCAGCGTTCCGTAAAAGGGGAAGTCGTAGCTTCTACCTTTGATGAATTACCTGAAAATCATATCAAGGTAGCAGAGCTGGTCCTGGAGCGCGCGAAACGTCTGGTCGAACACAAGAAAGACGTCGTGATTTTGCTCGACTCGATCACACGATTGGCACGTGCCTATAATCTGGTGATTCCACCGAGCGGTCGGACGTTGTCTGGTGGTATCGATCCAGCTGCTTTCCATCGTCCCAAGCGCTTTTTTGGTTCAGCGCGGAACATCGAAGAGGGTGGCAGCCTGACCATTTTGGCTACTGCACTTGTAGAAACCGGCTCTCGTATGGATGACGTCATTTACGAAGAGTTCAAAGGTACGGGGAACATGGAGCTACATTTGGATCGGAAGCTGTCAGAGCGTCGGATTTTCCCTGCGATCGACATTCGTCGTTCCGGGACGCGGCGTGAAGAACTGCTTCTCACCAAGGAAGAGCTGGACAAGTTGTGGATGATCCGCAAGAACATGAATGAGACCAACGAATTTGTGGATTCATTTATCAAAAAGCTGGCGGATACCAAAACCAATGATGAATTTTTACAAACGCTGGAATCCAAGCAAAGTCGCGGAAAAGCAGCAAATACGACGGTGAGTTCTTCATGA
- the glpX gene encoding class II fructose-bisphosphatase gives MERSLTLELVRVTEAAALASASWMGLGKKDEADDAATTAMRKEFEKVPMDGIVVIGEGEMDEAPMLYIGERLGQGVAPAVDVAVDPLEGTNILAKGTWGAISVIAIADRGNLLHAPDMYMEKIAVGPKAVGKIDINAPIRDNLKAVAQAQGKDISDLVAIVLDRDRHQQVIHEIREAGARIRLISDGDVAAAINTAFMDTGVDIMFGSGGAPEGVLAAVALKCLGGEIQGKLLPQSQEEIERCIKMGLTNPHQVLFMNDLVKGDDAIFAATGVTDGELLKGVRFQGTRATTNSVVMRAKTGTVRFIEGNHRLERKPTL, from the coding sequence ATGGAACGCAGTTTAACACTTGAACTGGTACGTGTGACCGAGGCAGCAGCTTTGGCTTCGGCTAGTTGGATGGGTCTCGGAAAAAAAGATGAGGCTGACGATGCCGCAACAACTGCAATGAGAAAAGAGTTTGAAAAAGTGCCGATGGACGGAATCGTCGTAATCGGTGAAGGGGAAATGGATGAAGCGCCGATGCTCTACATTGGAGAGCGTCTGGGGCAAGGAGTTGCTCCTGCGGTTGATGTAGCGGTAGACCCGTTGGAAGGAACAAACATCCTCGCCAAAGGTACGTGGGGAGCAATCTCTGTTATCGCGATTGCAGACCGCGGCAATTTGTTGCATGCGCCTGACATGTATATGGAAAAAATAGCAGTAGGACCAAAAGCAGTCGGCAAGATTGATATCAACGCGCCGATTCGCGATAACCTGAAGGCTGTTGCACAGGCGCAAGGCAAGGATATCAGTGACTTGGTAGCGATTGTGCTGGATCGCGACCGTCATCAACAAGTCATTCATGAAATCCGTGAAGCTGGTGCTCGGATCCGCCTCATTTCTGATGGAGACGTAGCTGCGGCTATCAATACGGCATTTATGGATACAGGGGTAGATATCATGTTTGGCTCTGGTGGAGCACCTGAGGGCGTTCTAGCTGCCGTGGCATTGAAATGTCTGGGTGGAGAAATCCAAGGCAAGCTCTTGCCGCAGAGCCAAGAAGAGATCGAACGCTGTATTAAAATGGGGCTGACGAATCCTCATCAAGTCCTGTTCATGAACGATCTGGTAAAAGGCGACGATGCCATTTTTGCTGCGACAGGCGTTACGGATGGAGAACTGCTGAAAGGTGTACGTTTCCAAGGGACACGCGCAACTACGAATTCAGTGGTCATGCGAGCAAAAACGGGAACGGTACGCTTCATTGAAGGGAATCACCGACTGGAGCGCAAACCGACGCTATAG
- a CDS encoding UDP-N-acetylglucosamine 1-carboxyvinyltransferase → MDKLIINGGKPLAGTVTISGAKNSAVALIPAALLADGPVVIENLPRIQDVDIYCELLQEMGADVLFEDDWMEVDGRAMRLMLMPNGRIKKLRASYYLWGALLAKFGEAQVGLPGGCDLGPRPVDLHIKGFEAMGAQVENKNGVMTIKAKNGRLQGARIYLDLVSVGATINIMLAAAKAEGVTIIENAAREPEIVDVATLLNNMGANIKGAGTDMIRIQGVERLRGCRHTIIPDRIEAGTYMIAAAATNGNVLVENVIPKHLESLTAKLREIGAQVVEMDDCIQVIGQEVYRSIDVKTSPYPGFPTDLQQPITTLLTLAKGSSIVTDNIYSSRFRHVDELRRMGATLKVEGRSAVIEGGSSLNGAKVVASDLRAGAALFIAGLATNGTTELEGLDHIDRGYENLVGKLQTLGADVVRIGLHRSESHQR, encoded by the coding sequence ATGGATAAGCTGATCATCAATGGTGGGAAACCGCTCGCGGGGACGGTAACCATCAGCGGAGCGAAAAATAGCGCAGTCGCCTTGATTCCGGCAGCGCTTCTGGCGGATGGGCCAGTCGTCATTGAAAACTTGCCCCGCATTCAGGACGTGGACATTTATTGTGAGCTCCTGCAAGAAATGGGAGCTGACGTGCTTTTTGAGGATGACTGGATGGAAGTCGATGGGCGAGCGATGAGGCTGATGCTGATGCCCAACGGTCGTATTAAAAAGCTGCGTGCTTCCTACTATCTCTGGGGAGCTCTGCTAGCGAAGTTTGGAGAAGCACAGGTAGGATTGCCGGGTGGCTGTGATCTAGGTCCGCGTCCGGTCGATTTGCATATCAAAGGCTTTGAGGCGATGGGCGCCCAGGTGGAAAATAAGAACGGCGTCATGACTATCAAAGCAAAGAATGGCCGACTCCAAGGAGCGCGGATTTATCTCGATCTGGTCAGTGTCGGTGCAACTATTAACATCATGCTGGCTGCTGCCAAAGCAGAGGGCGTGACCATTATTGAAAACGCAGCTCGCGAACCGGAGATCGTCGATGTGGCTACCCTGTTAAACAATATGGGTGCCAACATCAAGGGAGCGGGCACGGATATGATTCGCATCCAGGGCGTGGAGCGTTTGCGTGGCTGTCGCCATACGATTATTCCCGACCGGATCGAGGCAGGGACCTATATGATCGCTGCAGCAGCGACGAACGGGAATGTGTTGGTGGAGAACGTTATCCCCAAGCATCTCGAATCATTGACTGCAAAGCTGCGAGAAATCGGGGCGCAAGTGGTGGAAATGGACGATTGTATTCAAGTAATCGGTCAAGAGGTCTACCGCTCTATTGATGTGAAAACAAGTCCGTACCCAGGATTTCCTACCGATCTTCAACAACCGATTACAACCCTTTTGACATTGGCAAAAGGATCGAGTATCGTCACAGACAATATTTACAGCTCGCGCTTTCGCCATGTCGATGAACTTCGACGCATGGGAGCGACGTTGAAAGTCGAAGGCAGGTCTGCCGTGATCGAAGGTGGCAGCAGCCTGAATGGAGCGAAAGTGGTGGCGTCAGATTTGCGAGCGGGAGCAGCCTTATTCATCGCGGGTCTGGCTACAAATGGAACAACAGAGCTAGAAGGCTTGGATCATATTGACCGGGGTTATGAAAATTTAGTAGGCAAGCTGCAAACACTAGGAGCCGATGTGGTACGGATAGGCTTGCATCGCTCAGAAAGTCATCAACGTTAA
- the fsa gene encoding fructose-6-phosphate aldolase, whose protein sequence is MRFLIDTANVDEIREIHEWGVLAGVTTNPSLVAKEGRDFVETLKEIIDIVDGPISAEVISTEAKGMIEEGEKLASLSKNIVIKIPMTAEGLKAAKYFSKRKIKTNVTLVFSANQALLAARAGASFVSPFLGRLDDIGQDGMNLIDDISEIFSVHGIETEIIAASVRHPVHVTEAAKRGAHFATIPSKVFKQIITHPLTDSGLEKFLADWASMQK, encoded by the coding sequence ATGCGTTTTCTGATAGATACAGCAAACGTCGACGAAATTCGTGAAATTCACGAGTGGGGCGTTCTTGCAGGCGTGACCACGAATCCATCCCTGGTTGCCAAGGAAGGACGAGATTTCGTCGAAACACTCAAAGAGATTATCGACATTGTCGATGGACCCATCAGTGCCGAGGTCATCAGCACCGAAGCGAAAGGCATGATTGAAGAGGGCGAAAAGCTAGCTTCCCTGTCCAAGAACATCGTGATTAAAATCCCGATGACAGCTGAAGGGTTGAAAGCAGCGAAGTACTTCTCGAAAAGAAAGATCAAAACCAACGTGACGCTGGTGTTTTCTGCTAACCAAGCATTGTTGGCTGCACGTGCAGGAGCGAGCTTCGTTTCTCCGTTCCTGGGACGTTTGGACGATATCGGCCAAGATGGCATGAATTTGATCGATGATATCTCTGAAATTTTTTCTGTTCACGGGATCGAAACAGAAATTATCGCGGCGTCGGTTCGCCATCCCGTCCATGTGACGGAAGCGGCAAAGCGTGGAGCACATTTTGCTACCATTCCGTCCAAAGTATTTAAACAAATTATTACTCACCCGCTGACAGATAGCGGTCTGGAGAAGTTTCTCGCTGACTGGGCTAGCATGCAAAAATAA
- the fba gene encoding class II fructose-1,6-bisphosphate aldolase translates to MPLVPMTAFTEDVKKDKYAVGQFNLNNLEFTQAITEAAMEEKSPVIFGVSEGALKYMGIDYTVAIAKVAAERAGVPVALHLDHGSNFDMVMKCIRAGFSSVMFDGSHHSFEDNLRLTKQVVEAAHAVGVSVEGELGTIGGVEDDLSVDEEDATLANPEEAIRFWEETKVDYVAIAVGTAHGMYKGVPKIRYDIIEKVASNIGAPIVLHGGSGVPDEAIVKSISLGVGKINVNTESQVACTEMIRKVLAAKPNEIDPRKYLGPARDAIKEVVKGKMRLFGSSNRA, encoded by the coding sequence ATGCCACTCGTACCTATGACCGCTTTTACCGAAGACGTCAAAAAGGATAAATACGCCGTCGGACAATTCAATTTGAACAACCTGGAGTTCACTCAAGCGATTACCGAAGCAGCGATGGAAGAAAAGTCGCCAGTTATCTTCGGAGTGTCTGAGGGTGCTCTTAAATACATGGGCATTGACTATACCGTAGCCATCGCAAAAGTGGCAGCGGAACGTGCTGGTGTCCCAGTCGCTCTTCACTTGGACCATGGCAGCAACTTTGACATGGTAATGAAGTGCATCCGCGCTGGATTCTCTTCCGTTATGTTTGATGGTTCTCATCACTCTTTTGAAGACAACCTTCGCCTAACGAAGCAAGTAGTAGAGGCTGCGCACGCTGTTGGCGTTTCTGTAGAAGGCGAGCTCGGTACGATCGGTGGGGTAGAAGATGACCTCTCCGTAGACGAAGAAGACGCAACTCTGGCAAATCCAGAGGAAGCAATCCGCTTCTGGGAAGAAACCAAGGTAGACTATGTAGCGATCGCTGTTGGTACAGCACATGGTATGTACAAAGGCGTTCCTAAAATCCGCTACGACATTATCGAAAAAGTAGCGAGCAACATCGGCGCACCAATCGTGCTGCACGGTGGTTCCGGCGTACCGGATGAAGCGATTGTCAAATCGATCAGCCTGGGCGTTGGTAAAATTAACGTGAATACGGAATCTCAAGTCGCATGCACCGAAATGATTCGCAAAGTGTTGGCTGCCAAGCCGAACGAGATTGACCCGCGCAAATACTTGGGCCCTGCTCGCGACGCGATCAAGGAAGTAGTTAAAGGAAAAATGCGCTTGTTTGGCAGTAGCAACCGCGCGTAA
- a CDS encoding response regulator codes for MLDKHDKKVLVVDDQYGIRILLYEVLGKEGYKTFQAANGKMALEIVEKESPDLVILDMKIPGMDGIEILKHIKKINQDIKVIMMTAYGELDMIKEATQLGALTHFTKPFDIDELRMAVHQQLAC; via the coding sequence TTGTTGGACAAGCATGATAAAAAAGTATTGGTGGTAGACGATCAGTACGGTATCCGCATCTTGTTATACGAAGTACTAGGTAAGGAAGGTTACAAGACGTTTCAGGCGGCCAACGGAAAGATGGCATTGGAAATCGTTGAAAAGGAATCTCCTGATCTGGTTATTCTAGATATGAAGATCCCGGGTATGGACGGAATTGAGATTTTAAAGCATATCAAAAAAATCAATCAGGACATCAAGGTTATCATGATGACAGCTTACGGTGAGCTGGACATGATAAAGGAAGCGACACAATTAGGAGCATTGACACACTTCACAAAGCCGTTTGATATCGACGAACTGCGTATGGCTGTGCATCAACAATTAGCTTGTTAG
- a CDS encoding lipid II flippase Amj family protein: MDAVLLICLLTFIIHTTETLSYAVRYAGVQTGRLAVALSLVGIILLLSRTSNLIQGPFTGGLIDQAALMHTDPSLKLHLIIAAASLGTLTAILLFPTAAQLSKRLIAHLELAGSIPQMLRTAVTIDSIRSVRHHVRVPSLQVISRFRIKGVPKRLLLLNCIGTGIYTSSILSVLYATLLAPDYKATVLMSSGMINGFATIFMTILVDPQVALMTEKAMQGKSSFDSIRDMYMWLMISRFFGTLLAQILLIPAAYWVAWITPLFH, encoded by the coding sequence ATGGACGCCGTCTTGCTGATCTGCTTGTTAACTTTCATTATCCATACGACGGAGACTCTTTCCTACGCAGTTCGCTATGCAGGCGTACAGACCGGAAGATTGGCGGTTGCCCTTTCGCTCGTAGGAATTATCCTACTTTTGTCCCGTACGTCGAATCTGATACAAGGCCCCTTTACCGGAGGACTGATCGATCAGGCTGCGCTCATGCACACCGATCCGAGCCTGAAGCTGCACTTGATTATCGCTGCGGCTTCCCTCGGCACCCTGACCGCTATCTTGCTCTTTCCGACTGCTGCACAGCTCTCGAAACGACTGATCGCCCATCTGGAGCTAGCTGGCTCGATCCCACAGATGCTGCGCACAGCTGTCACCATCGACAGCATCCGGAGTGTCCGGCACCATGTCCGTGTGCCTAGTCTCCAAGTCATTTCCCGCTTTCGAATCAAAGGCGTGCCCAAACGCCTCTTGTTGTTAAATTGCATCGGTACCGGCATCTATACGAGCAGTATCTTGTCCGTTCTCTACGCGACTCTGCTGGCACCTGACTACAAGGCAACCGTCTTGATGTCATCCGGGATGATCAACGGCTTTGCCACCATTTTCATGACGATATTAGTGGACCCGCAAGTAGCGCTCATGACGGAAAAGGCGATGCAAGGAAAGTCTTCTTTTGACTCGATCCGCGATATGTACATGTGGTTGATGATCTCCCGCTTTTTCGGGACGCTGCTCGCTCAGATCTTGCTCATCCCTGCAGCGTACTGGGTCGCATGGATCACTCCCCTGTTCCACTAA
- a CDS encoding CTP synthase codes for MTKYIFVTGGVVSSLGKGITAASLGRLLKNRGLKVTIQKFDPYINVDPGTMSPYQHGEVFVTDDGAETDLDLGHYERFIDINLSANSNVTTGKIYSSVIAKERRGDYLGGTVQVIPHITNEIKERVFRAGRETGADVVITEIGGTVGDIESLPFLEAIRQIKSDIGRENVMYIHVTLVPYIKAAGEMKTKPTQHSVKELRSLGIQPTVIVTRTEQPMTQEMKDKLALFCDIDKNAVVECIDAETLYDVPLQLQAQGLDDYVCRHLGLTCQEADMTEWKSLVGKIKNLSKTTRIAIVGKYVELHDAYLSVAEALYHGGYAIDSKIDIKWVSAEEVTLQNASELLGDVDGILVPGGFGDRGIEGKIIATRYARENKVPFLGICLGMQIAVIEFARHVAGMDLANSSEINPDTPYPVIDLLPEQKEIEDKGGTMRLGVGPTKVEEGTLTEQAYGSTVVYERHRHRYEVNNEYRERLAELGLRFAGTTPDGRLVEIVEVPEHPWFLATQFHPEFTSRPNRPQPLFRDFVKAALTNQK; via the coding sequence ATGACGAAGTATATTTTTGTGACAGGCGGGGTCGTATCCTCGTTGGGAAAAGGGATTACAGCGGCGTCTTTGGGACGACTCCTGAAGAATCGGGGTCTCAAGGTAACCATCCAGAAATTTGACCCATACATTAACGTTGACCCGGGAACGATGAGTCCGTATCAACATGGGGAAGTATTCGTGACCGATGACGGAGCGGAAACGGATTTGGACTTGGGTCACTACGAGCGGTTTATCGACATCAACCTGAGCGCGAACTCCAACGTAACGACTGGTAAAATCTACTCCTCTGTTATCGCGAAAGAGCGTCGCGGTGACTACTTGGGCGGAACCGTACAGGTTATCCCTCACATCACCAACGAAATCAAAGAGCGGGTATTCCGTGCAGGGCGTGAAACCGGAGCAGACGTGGTAATCACAGAGATCGGCGGAACCGTTGGTGACATCGAGAGCTTGCCATTCCTGGAAGCGATTCGTCAGATCAAGAGCGACATCGGCCGCGAAAACGTCATGTACATTCACGTGACGCTCGTTCCTTACATCAAGGCAGCCGGCGAAATGAAAACAAAACCAACCCAACACAGCGTAAAAGAATTGCGCAGCCTGGGTATCCAGCCGACAGTCATCGTCACTCGTACTGAGCAACCGATGACACAAGAAATGAAAGACAAGCTGGCATTGTTCTGTGACATCGATAAAAATGCAGTAGTAGAGTGTATCGATGCTGAGACGCTTTATGATGTTCCATTGCAATTGCAAGCACAAGGACTGGACGATTATGTTTGCCGCCATCTGGGCTTGACTTGTCAAGAAGCGGATATGACCGAGTGGAAATCACTCGTTGGCAAAATCAAAAACCTGTCCAAAACCACTCGCATCGCGATTGTTGGTAAATATGTTGAACTGCACGACGCTTATTTGTCCGTTGCAGAAGCTCTGTATCATGGCGGTTATGCTATTGATTCCAAAATCGACATCAAATGGGTGAGTGCAGAAGAAGTCACCTTGCAAAATGCAAGCGAACTGCTCGGTGATGTAGATGGCATCCTCGTACCAGGTGGTTTCGGTGACCGTGGTATCGAAGGGAAAATCATCGCGACGCGCTATGCTCGTGAAAATAAAGTTCCGTTCCTGGGTATTTGCCTGGGTATGCAGATTGCAGTTATTGAGTTTGCGCGCCACGTAGCTGGCATGGATCTGGCAAACAGCTCCGAAATCAATCCAGATACACCTTACCCGGTTATCGATCTCTTGCCAGAGCAAAAAGAAATCGAAGACAAGGGTGGCACGATGCGCCTGGGTGTTGGCCCAACGAAAGTTGAAGAGGGCACATTAACCGAACAGGCTTATGGCAGCACTGTGGTGTATGAACGCCATCGCCATCGTTATGAAGTAAACAACGAGTACCGTGAGCGACTGGCTGAGCTGGGCTTGCGTTTTGCAGGTACGACACCGGATGGACGTCTGGTAGAAATCGTGGAAGTTCCAGAGCATCCTTGGTTCCTGGCTACCCAATTCCACCCAGAGTTTACATCCCGTCCAAACCGTCCACAACCATTGTTCCGTGATTTTGTAAAAGCAGCGCTTACCAACCAGAAGTAA
- the rpoE gene encoding DNA-directed RNA polymerase subunit delta, with amino-acid sequence MSQLFAHVDSEKLSEMALVDIAYEILRQTNRTYNFRELMDELVAVRKMTKEQLMAIIAQVYTEINIDGRFVCLGDNVWGLKRWYPTDTVEETQEGGGTKKKKVILDDDFDDYDTEDDIVEEYEEDDVVIFEDEEEFVDEEAEIEEEEIEAEIDEEEIEDEEELFEDEELAEEESDEEGDDDAADDDDKL; translated from the coding sequence GTGAGTCAATTGTTTGCTCATGTTGATTCCGAGAAACTGAGTGAGATGGCATTGGTTGACATTGCGTATGAAATTTTGCGTCAAACCAATCGAACTTACAACTTCCGCGAGCTGATGGATGAACTGGTTGCCGTTCGCAAGATGACGAAGGAACAACTCATGGCCATCATCGCTCAAGTATACACAGAAATTAATATCGACGGCCGCTTCGTTTGCCTCGGTGACAATGTCTGGGGTCTGAAACGCTGGTATCCGACCGACACTGTTGAGGAAACACAAGAGGGCGGAGGAACCAAAAAGAAAAAGGTTATCTTGGACGACGACTTCGACGACTACGATACGGAAGACGACATCGTCGAAGAGTACGAAGAAGACGATGTGGTTATCTTTGAAGACGAAGAAGAATTCGTGGACGAAGAGGCTGAGATCGAGGAAGAAGAAATCGAAGCTGAAATCGACGAAGAGGAAATCGAAGACGAAGAGGAATTGTTCGAAGATGAAGAGCTGGCAGAAGAGGAATCGGACGAAGAAGGCGACGATGATGCCGCTGACGACGATGACAAATTATAA